CAACAGTTGAACAGGCAAAATGTGCTGTTGATATGATTGAAGCGAATGCTTTGCAGATTCATTTAAATGTGATTCAAGAATTAACGATGCCAGAAGGAGATCGAGATTTTAAAGGTGTATTAAAACGAATTGAAAACATTGTCCTTACTTCTGAAGTTCCTGTTATTGTGAAGGAAGTAGGATTTGGGATGAGTAAAGAAACGGTTCAGCAGTTAGCTAACATAGGTGTAACAGCGATAGATATTGGTGGTCAAGGCGGTACAAACTTTGCTGCTGTAGAAAATGAAAGAAGAAACCGTATGCTCTCTTACTTTAATGATTGGGGCATTCAAACAGCTTCTTCTATAATAGAAGCATCCTCTACAAACAATACCCTCTCTCTCATTGCATCAGGTGGAATCCAAACGGCACTTGATGTAGCCAAAGCGATTGCTTTAGGAGCACAGGCAACGGCTTTTGCGGGCTATTTTTTGCGGATATTGATGAATGAAGGCATGGATACATTAATCGAAGAAGTAGAATTGTTACATACCGATTTACGATTTATCATGACAGCTCTTGGGGCGAAGAACATTTTAGAACTCCAGCAAGTTCCTCTTGTTGTGAAAGGTGATACATATCATTGGTTAACGCAGCGTGGCATTGATACGATGTATTATAGTCAGAGGTAACAGGGAATCTTTTTAATCTTTTATCCCGCTATTTTCGGGTAGTAAGACTCCCACCTCAAGATGCAGAAAGAAGCAAGGAAGATAGGTGGGAGTAGGGCTGCCCGTAACAGCCCGATTGGTGAGGGCTTACAAATAAGGAAATAGGAAAA
The window above is part of the Bacillus cytotoxicus NVH 391-98 genome. Proteins encoded here:
- the fni gene encoding type 2 isopentenyl-diphosphate Delta-isomerase — translated: MAREKRKLEHIEYALSTGQSRTHGFCDIEFVHKSLPNSSFESVTCETKIGELSLSSPIFINAMTGGGGERTLHINEQLAYVAKHHHLAMAVGSQMAALKEKREVDSYRIVRRVNPNGIVFANLGSEATVEQAKCAVDMIEANALQIHLNVIQELTMPEGDRDFKGVLKRIENIVLTSEVPVIVKEVGFGMSKETVQQLANIGVTAIDIGGQGGTNFAAVENERRNRMLSYFNDWGIQTASSIIEASSTNNTLSLIASGGIQTALDVAKAIALGAQATAFAGYFLRILMNEGMDTLIEEVELLHTDLRFIMTALGAKNILELQQVPLVVKGDTYHWLTQRGIDTMYYSQR